The following is a genomic window from Streptomyces chrestomyceticus JCM 4735.
AGCCGCGCGGTCCTGGCGCCGTGACGCACTCCGCCCCGCCGGGAGTCCCGGCGGGGCGGAGCCGTGCGGTGGTCCGGCGCGCCGTTGACGACGACGGGCGCGCCGGGACCGGCGTCACACGGTGCTCACCGTGCTCACTTCACGTTGATCGCGGTCCACGCGGCCGCGACCGTCTTGTACTCGGTGCTGGTGGCGCCGTACAGGTCGGCGGCGGCCTTCAGCGTGCCGGTGCGGGCGCCCGCGTACTTCGTGGTGGAGGTGAAGTACGTGGTCAGCGCGCGGTACCAGATCTTCTCGGCCTTGTCGCGGCCGATGCCGGTGACCTTCGAGTTGTCGTAGGTCGGGCTGTTGTAGGTCACGCCGTTGATCGTCTTCGTGCCGCTGCCCTCGGACAGCAGGTAGAAGAAGTGGTTGGCCGGACCCGAGGAGTAGTGCACGTCGATGCCGCCCAGCGACGAGGACCAGTAGTCCTTGGACGCGCCGTCCTTGGAGGGCTTGTCCATGTAGCGCAGCGGCGTGCCGTCACCGTTGATGTCGATCTTCTCGCCGATGAGGTAGTCACCCTTGTCGACCGCGTTGTTGGCGTAGAACTCGGTCGCCGTGCCGAAGATGTCGGACGTGGCCTCGTTCAGGCCGCCGGACTCGCCGCTGTAGTTGAGCTTGGCGGTGGCGGCGGTGACGCCGTGGCTCATCTCGTGCGCGGCCACGTCCAGCGCGGTCAGCGGGTTGGCGTTGTTCTGGCCGTCGCCGTACGTCATGCAGAAGCAGGAGTCCTGCCAGAAGGCGTTGACGTAGCTGTTGCCGTAGTGGACGCGGGAGTAGGCGCCCTTGCCGTCGTTGCGGATGCCGTTGCGGCCGAGGACGTTCTTGTAGAAGTCCCAGGTGACCGCCGCGCCGTAGTGCGCGTCCACGGCCGCGGTCTGGCGGCCGCCGCCCCACTTGTCGTCGGCGTCGGTGAAGAGTGTGCCGGTGCCGGACGTGCCCTGCTTGAGGTCGTACGTCTTGTGGCCGCCGCGGGCGCCGTCGGTGAGGTTGTAGGTGCTGCCGCTCTTGGTGGTGGTGAGCGGAACGGTGCCGCTGTACGAGCTGGTACCCGTACCGGTCTCGATCGCCTCGTCCTGGAAGAGCTTGGCCCCGGTCTTCGCGTCGGTGATGACGTGCAGCTCGCTGGGCGTGCCGTCCTTCTGGACGCCGGTCACCACGGTCTCGTACGCCAGGACGGGCTTGCCGGAGGCGGCCCAGATCACCTTGCGCGGCGCGTCCTTGGCCTCGGCCTTGGTGTTCTTCTCGGCGGCGGAAGCGGACAGCGCGCTCTTCTTGGCGCTGGCGGCCGGCTGGGCGGCGTCCGTGGTGGACACGGCTATCTTGGCCTGCGTCGCCTTGTCGACCGTGCGGGTGCCGTTCTTCTTCTCGTGGACGACCAGGTCCCCGCCGAGGACCGGCAGGCCCTCGTACGTGCGCTCGTAGCGCGTGTGCACCGTGCCGTCCGCGTCCTTGATGACGTCGCGGGCGACGAGCTTCTCCTGACCGCCGAGGCCGATCTTCTGCGCGGTGCCGGCGGCTTCGGCCTGCGCGCTCTTGATCGCGGTCACTCGCTGCTGGGCGGACAGCGCGACGGCGGACGCGCCGGTCGCGGCGTCGGGCTGCGCGGTCGCCGACCCGGTCTGGACGGTGACCGCGACCATCGCGGCGGAGGCGACCAGCGCGGCGGCACGGAGGGTGTACTTGCGGGGGTGGAGGTCATGCGTCTCAACTCAGTCTCCTAGCGCGAGCCGCATGGGTGCGGCCCGAATGAGGGGGAGGGCGGGCCCTGTCGGGCCGCCCGGTGGTGCAGGAGTGAATCGAGAGGAGAGTGCCATCACCTGACCGTCCTTGTCAGGTCTTCAACAAGGATTTCACAGGGGGTTTGCCGAAATGCGGTTGTTTGTCACCGATTTCTGGTCGGTTACGGACCGCTTTTGTGAACGGTTCGTGGCGTGCGGGGTGGAGGTCGGGGGCTGTCGGGTGGCGGGTCCGCGGGTCTGCCGGTTGGCTGCTCCGTGAGTCCGCGGGGCTGCCGACCGGCCTGACGTGGTGTACGTCGCCGCCCTGCCGCATGCCGGAGGCCCGGCGCCGCCATCGGACGCCGGGCCTCCGTACCGCTACGGAACGCTGCCTCAGGAGGTGGGCAGCTTCGCCGACCAAGCGGTCACGGACAGCGTGCCGTTGTCCACTTCCTGGTCGAACGGGATCACACTGTGTCCGTTTCCGCCTCGCGGCGAGACCTGCAGGTACTTGGCGTGCGCGGTGTTCGCGCCGGTGTGCGTCCACACGAGGTCGGCGTAGGCGCTCTTGCCCGGCTTCAGCGTGACCGGGTGCACGCCCGGGTCCTTGGCGAAGTACGTGTCACCGTGCCGCGCCGTGGTCTTGATCGCCGTATGTCCGGCGCCCTCCAGTGCCAGACCCGGGTAGCCGGATATCGTGCAGGTGCTCTTGCCGACGTTCTCCATCCGCAGGTAGGTGCCCGCGTGGTTCATTCCGGCCTGGCTCCCGCCCGCGTCCGTCGTGGTGACCTTCAGCGTCCCCGGCTGGCAGGCTTCGGCGCGGGGCGCCTCCGGGCCGGCGGCGGAGGCGACGCCCGCGCTCGCTCCGGCGGCCAGGGCGGCGGCAGCGGCAACGGCGGCTGCGGTACGCAGACCACGCATGTCTGATCATCTCCCTCTTCCCCGGCATTCCGGGGAAAACGCTCGTGATGCACCCACCCGCCTGCCCCATACACGCAATTCGACACGTGCCCCGACAAGGTGGCGGGCCGGTACGGCCTTCCTTGTCCCCGTGCACTCCACCTTGCGTGCGGCCGCTGATGAACGGCTAACACTCGGCTAACGTCGCGGGGCAGCCTCGCAATGCCGGACGGGTGCCGTCCCGATCAGTTCATGGTCGACCCGATGGGAGCGTTCCCGGTGGTCAGGAAGGTGGTCACCGGGAGTGAGCCGTCCGCGCGGCGGGGTCCGTACGCGGTACGTGCGTCGGTGGACCGGAACGCGGGCGTCGCCACGCCGCGGTCCCAGTTGTTCCCGGCCGACACGGCGGAGGGGCCCACCTTGGCGGGCCGGTCGCCGTTGGCGGCGGCCAGGTTCTTCGCCAGCCGCGCCGTGCCCGTGGCGAAGTAGAAGCCCGCCTTCCGGTTGGCGTAGGCGGTGTTGCGCTGGAGGGTGGTGGCGCCGGGGTTGCTGTTCTCGGTGAAGCCGTGGAGCGTGTTGTCCCAGGCCGCGTTGTTGATCACCGTGTGCGCGGCGACCGTACCGCCGCCCCCCAGCTTGAATCCGTTGCCGTTGCCCTCGAAGGCGGGGTCCTGCCAGCGGTTCTTGCCGTTGCCGTAGGCCCAGGTGTGCTCGATGGTGACCGGACCGGCGAACTTCCACAGGTCCAGCCCGTCATCGGCGTTCTCGTACAGCCGCGCCCCCGTGATCCGGTTGCCGTGGCCCGAACCGAACTTCACGGCGATGCCGTCCGCGTTCTGGCCGTGCGTGGCCCGGTCGTAGTTGCCGTGACTGTCCAGGTTCTGTACGAGATTGTCGTTGGTGCCTTCGCCGCGCAGGGTGAAGCCCGAGTTGCCGTTGTCGGCGGTCACCAGGTTCTCGAAGACGCCGCCGGTGGAGGACGTGGCGACGAAGCCGTGCGCGGGCGACTTCTGGAAGGTGAGGTTCCGTACGGTCCAGTAGTCGCCGGATATCCCGGCCAGCCAGGACCCGGCGGGCAGTTTCGACCCGTCGATCCGCACCTTCTCGCTGCCGTACGCGGCGAGGGTGATACGGGCCGTGGGCGTGCCGTCGGCGGAGCTCTTGAGGCTGCTCGTCGGGTAGTACGTACCGCCGCGCACCTGAATGGTGGTGCCTGCGGCGGCATGCGCGACGGCGTCCTGGAGGGCCGCGGTGGTCGAGACGACGACGGCCTGGGGGGCCGCTCCGGCCGTACCGGGGGCGAGCGCGAGCCAGGCGCCTCCCGCACCGGCGGTCACGGCGACGGCGGTGGCGACGGTCAGGGTGCGGGTCCTGCGGTGGCGACCGGTGTTGCTGCGCACGGCAGTTGTTCCTCTCGTGGGGGACGGGAGCGGCGGCCGGCCGGGCTCGTCGCCCCGGGCCGCGCATGTCCTTGTCGCCGCCGGGGAGGAAAAGGTTGCCGTTTGGGGGAGGGGCGTGTGCGGGGCTGGGGCCGCGTATGGGACGCGTGCGGCGCTTGCGCTTGCCGTCGTCTCACCTTGAGACAGTGGGATTGAGCCGGTGCAGGCCCGTAGCTTCGCCGGCCGGTGTCCGTCGCCCGTCCCTGGCGTCCGTGTCCGCCCCCGTACCCGGACTTCCTCGCGGCGGAACGGCGGCACGGCGGCGCTGGGCCGCGGATCGGCAGGGATGGATACTGATCTTCATGCGTATCGACTTCGACCCCGCACAGTTCGACCGGCAAGGCTTCTACCGGCTGCTCACGGCGACCGTGGTGCCGCGGCCCATCGCCTGGGTGTCCACCGTCTCCGGCGAGGGCGTGGCCAATCTGGCCCCGCACTCCTTCTTCAACATCGCCTGCGTGGCGCCGCCCGTCCTGCAGTTCTCGGCCGTCGGACGGAAGGACTCCCTCCGCAACATCGAGGAGACCGGCCAGTTCGTCGTGAACCTCGCGCCGGAGGAACTCGCCGGTCAGATCAACGAGACGGCGACCGACTTCCCGCACGGGGTGAGCGAGTTCGACGCGGTGGGGGTGGCTCCCGAACCGAGTCTGCGGGTCAAGCCGCCGCGGGTCGCCGCCTCGCCGGTGGCCTTCGAGTGCGAACTGCACAGCACACTGCGTCTTGGTGACTCGACCGTCGTCTTCGGCCGGGTGGTGCACGCCGCTGTGGCGGAAGAGGTCATGGCCGACGGTCACCCGGAGGTCCGGAAGATGCGGCCGCTGTCCCGGCTCGGCAAGGACGAGTGGGGGACGATCGGCGACGTACGGGAGATCTCCCGTATCCGGTACGCGGATTGGCAGGGGCCGGCAGCGGGGGCCTGACGGGAGCGGGAGACTGAGCCTGGCCGGAGCCGGGGCCGGAGGCCAGGGGCCGGAGCCGGAGGCCAGGGGGCGGAGACCGGCGGTCAGAGGCCGGAGACCGGCGACCGGAGGCACGCTCGAACCGGGCGCTCGGGAGCGGGCACGGAGGGCCCAGTACCGAGCGCCCGGACCCGACAGGTGCAGGCCCCCGGCTTCGTGCGCCCGGCTCCGCGCCCCCGTCGGATCCAGCAGACGCCGGGGGAGTGGCGCGTTGCGAGTAGCGCGTTTCGACCCCCTCCCCCTTCTGTCCACTTCCGCATCACCCTGGTCTCCGAGACTCTTCAGTGACCCGGCCCGCAGACGTGGCGGGCCACCGGCCACTGGAGATGCGATGACCAGATCGACGGGCTGCCCCGCCGCGGTGCCGGAATTCCCGACGGACGCGGCACCGGAGCCCGCGGGCGCCGCTCGCGCCTCCGTGGGGCCCTTCAGCCGCCGTACGGCACTGCGCGCCGTCGCGGCGACCGCGGTCGGTACGCCGGCCCTCGCCTACGGAGGCGGCACCGCGCACGCCGCCCGAGGCGACCGGCGGCTGCGCGCCATGACGTTCAATCTCCGGTACGCCTCGGACCAGCGCCCCAACTCCTGGCCCGAACGCCGCCCGGTCATGCGGGAGTTGCTGCACCGGGTCGCGCCGCACCTGCTCGGTATGCAGGAGGGCCTCTACCACCAGTTGCAGGACATCGCGGAAGACCTCGGCGACGACTACGCCTGGCTGGGCACGGGCCGGGGCGGCGGCAGCCGCGACGAGTTCGCCACCCTCTTCTACGACGTCCACCGGCTGACCCCGGTCGAGTACGACCATTTCTGGCTCTCCGACACCCCGTACCTGATCGGTTCGGCGACGTGGGGCAACACAGTCATCCGGATGGCGACCTGGGTGCGGTTCCGGGACCTGCGTACCGGCGGTGAGTTCTACGCCCTCAACACCCACCTCGACCACCTCAACCAGTACTCCCGCGAGCGCTCCGCTGCCCTGATCACCGACCGGCTGCGCGCGCTGGACCCGGCGATCCCGCGCATCGTCACCGGCGACTTCAACGTCCCCGCCCACAACAACCCGGTGTACGACACGATGCTCGGCCGGGGCTCACTCGTGGACACCTGGGACACGGCCGATTCGCGCAGCACCCTGTACGCCACTTACCACGGCTACCGGCCGCTGGTACGGGACGGCGAACGGATCGACTGGATCCTCACGTCACCGTCGGTCCGCACCCACCGCGCCGTGATCGACACGTTCTCCGAGGGCGGTCAGTTCCCCAGCGATCACTTGCCGGTGCGCGCGCTGCTGGAGTTGCCCGAGGCCCCCAAGGGCTGACCGGCCTCGTCACCGCCGCCGCCATTCCCGTTGCCGCCGCTGCGGCCCCGTATGTGAAGTCCGGCCAGCAGGTCGTGCGTCGCGGCCGTCACCGCGTCCACGGCCTGCTCGAACACCTCCCGGTTGTGCGCGGCCGGCGCGCGGAACCCGGAGACCTTGCGTACGTACTGGAGGGCCGCGGCCCGTATGTCGTCCTCGGTGACGTCGGGCGTGGCCGGGGGCCTGAGCGTCTTGATGCTTCGGCACATGTCTCCAGTGTGCCTCCCCGGCCCGGCCGGGGCAGGCGTTTCACCCCACTCAATCAAACATGTGCTCGAAATAGCGTCCCGCCGTTCTCGTCCCTTCCTTCCTCTGCTGGAATGCCGACATGAACGATCAGGATCACGCACGGCTGCCCTCCGCCCCCTCCTCCGACTCCGAGCGCTCACCGGGCCTTCAGAATCTTCAGGACCTCGACCCGGCTGTCCGCAGCCGCCTGGCCACCGAGCGGATCGTCTGGCTGTGCACACTGCGCCGGAACGGTTCGCCGCACGTCACGCCCGTCTGGTTCGTCTTCGTACGCGGCACGTGGTGGATCGGCGCGGACCGCGCCTCGGTGAAGCTGCGCAACATCGAGAACGACCCGCGGATCTCGCTGGCCCTGGAGGGCGGCGAGGCCCCGGTCGTGGCGGAGGGGCGCGCCCGGATATGGCACGTGACGCCAGGCGCCGCGGCCGCTCCGGACGCCGAACCGGCCCCCGAGGCCGCACCCACACCGTCCGCCACAGCCGCCGCGCCGTCCGACCCCGCCGCGCCCGTACCCGTACCCTCCGACGTCGTCACCGCCTTCCTCGCGAAGTACGACTGGGACGTGACCGCCACACCCCCGTCGGCCTCGGGACGCTCGGGCCGGGTGCTCTTCGAGGTGCCGGTCGACCGCTGGCTGCTGGCCGGAACGGCCCAGTAGCGGCCGGTGGGCCCGGCAGAGGACGCTCTCCTCCTACTCCAGCCCGGTGACCCGGAGCGTGATGTTGAGGCGCCCGCTCGCCAGCCCCGTCGCGGGGTCGCCGGTCCCCGGACGTACCTTCGTCACCCCGTGGTAGGCGAACCGCGACGGTCCGCCGAACACGAACAGATCGCCGGAAGCCAGCTCGATGTCGGTGTAGGGACGCCCGCGGGACTCGGTGTTGCCGAAGCGGAAGACGCAGGTGTCGCCGATGCTGAGCGAGACGACCGGGTCGCCGGACCGCTCGTCCTTGTCCTGGTGCATCCCCATCGTGGCCCGGTCGTCGTAGAAGTTGATCAGAGCGGTGTCCGGCGTGTAGCCGTCCCCGGCGGCCGTGTCCTCGTACGCGTCGGCCAGCGCCGCCCGCCCCAGCTCCACCAGCCAGTCCGGGAACGCGGCGACGCGGGCGCCGTTGACGTCGTCGGCGGTGCGCCGGTACGTGTACGGCTGCCAGTGCCAGCCGAGGCACACCGTCTGTACGGACATGACGCCGCCGCGCGGCAGCCGGGTGTGCCGGAGCGGAACCGGCCCCCGTGCCCAGTCACGGCAGGCGGCGACCAGCTCCCGCTGGCGCTCCAGGGACAGCCAGCCCGGCACGTGCACCGCGCCCGGCGCGGGCCGGGACCGTACCCGTTCCGGACCGCCGAAGCCGGGCAAGGGCATGTCCACAACAACCTCACTCCCGGTCCTGGCTCGGTACCGACCCTGACCTCGGTCCTGGTCCTGGCCCCGCCCC
Proteins encoded in this region:
- a CDS encoding alpha-ketoglutarate-dependent dioxygenase AlkB family protein, with protein sequence MPLPGFGGPERVRSRPAPGAVHVPGWLSLERQRELVAACRDWARGPVPLRHTRLPRGGVMSVQTVCLGWHWQPYTYRRTADDVNGARVAAFPDWLVELGRAALADAYEDTAAGDGYTPDTALINFYDDRATMGMHQDKDERSGDPVVSLSIGDTCVFRFGNTESRGRPYTDIELASGDLFVFGGPSRFAYHGVTKVRPGTGDPATGLASGRLNITLRVTGLE
- a CDS encoding pyridoxamine 5'-phosphate oxidase family protein is translated as MNDQDHARLPSAPSSDSERSPGLQNLQDLDPAVRSRLATERIVWLCTLRRNGSPHVTPVWFVFVRGTWWIGADRASVKLRNIENDPRISLALEGGEAPVVAEGRARIWHVTPGAAAAPDAEPAPEAAPTPSATAAAPSDPAAPVPVPSDVVTAFLAKYDWDVTATPPSASGRSGRVLFEVPVDRWLLAGTAQ
- a CDS encoding DUF2277 domain-containing protein, with the translated sequence MCRSIKTLRPPATPDVTEDDIRAAALQYVRKVSGFRAPAAHNREVFEQAVDAVTAATHDLLAGLHIRGRSGGNGNGGGGDEAGQPLGASGNSSSARTGK
- a CDS encoding DUF4232 domain-containing protein, which codes for MRGLRTAAAVAAAAALAAGASAGVASAAGPEAPRAEACQPGTLKVTTTDAGGSQAGMNHAGTYLRMENVGKSTCTISGYPGLALEGAGHTAIKTTARHGDTYFAKDPGVHPVTLKPGKSAYADLVWTHTGANTAHAKYLQVSPRGGNGHSVIPFDQEVDNGTLSVTAWSAKLPTS
- a CDS encoding flavin reductase family protein; protein product: MRIDFDPAQFDRQGFYRLLTATVVPRPIAWVSTVSGEGVANLAPHSFFNIACVAPPVLQFSAVGRKDSLRNIEETGQFVVNLAPEELAGQINETATDFPHGVSEFDAVGVAPEPSLRVKPPRVAASPVAFECELHSTLRLGDSTVVFGRVVHAAVAEEVMADGHPEVRKMRPLSRLGKDEWGTIGDVREISRIRYADWQGPAAGA
- a CDS encoding right-handed parallel beta-helix repeat-containing protein; translated protein: MRSNTGRHRRTRTLTVATAVAVTAGAGGAWLALAPGTAGAAPQAVVVSTTAALQDAVAHAAAGTTIQVRGGTYYPTSSLKSSADGTPTARITLAAYGSEKVRIDGSKLPAGSWLAGISGDYWTVRNLTFQKSPAHGFVATSSTGGVFENLVTADNGNSGFTLRGEGTNDNLVQNLDSHGNYDRATHGQNADGIAVKFGSGHGNRITGARLYENADDGLDLWKFAGPVTIEHTWAYGNGKNRWQDPAFEGNGNGFKLGGGGTVAAHTVINNAAWDNTLHGFTENSNPGATTLQRNTAYANRKAGFYFATGTARLAKNLAAANGDRPAKVGPSAVSAGNNWDRGVATPAFRSTDARTAYGPRRADGSLPVTTFLTTGNAPIGSTMN
- a CDS encoding endonuclease/exonuclease/phosphatase family protein, with the protein product MTRSTGCPAAVPEFPTDAAPEPAGAARASVGPFSRRTALRAVAATAVGTPALAYGGGTAHAARGDRRLRAMTFNLRYASDQRPNSWPERRPVMRELLHRVAPHLLGMQEGLYHQLQDIAEDLGDDYAWLGTGRGGGSRDEFATLFYDVHRLTPVEYDHFWLSDTPYLIGSATWGNTVIRMATWVRFRDLRTGGEFYALNTHLDHLNQYSRERSAALITDRLRALDPAIPRIVTGDFNVPAHNNPVYDTMLGRGSLVDTWDTADSRSTLYATYHGYRPLVRDGERIDWILTSPSVRTHRAVIDTFSEGGQFPSDHLPVRALLELPEAPKG
- a CDS encoding M4 family metallopeptidase, giving the protein MVAVTVQTGSATAQPDAATGASAVALSAQQRVTAIKSAQAEAAGTAQKIGLGGQEKLVARDVIKDADGTVHTRYERTYEGLPVLGGDLVVHEKKNGTRTVDKATQAKIAVSTTDAAQPAASAKKSALSASAAEKNTKAEAKDAPRKVIWAASGKPVLAYETVVTGVQKDGTPSELHVITDAKTGAKLFQDEAIETGTGTSSYSGTVPLTTTKSGSTYNLTDGARGGHKTYDLKQGTSGTGTLFTDADDKWGGGRQTAAVDAHYGAAVTWDFYKNVLGRNGIRNDGKGAYSRVHYGNSYVNAFWQDSCFCMTYGDGQNNANPLTALDVAAHEMSHGVTAATAKLNYSGESGGLNEATSDIFGTATEFYANNAVDKGDYLIGEKIDINGDGTPLRYMDKPSKDGASKDYWSSSLGGIDVHYSSGPANHFFYLLSEGSGTKTINGVTYNSPTYDNSKVTGIGRDKAEKIWYRALTTYFTSTTKYAGARTGTLKAAADLYGATSTEYKTVAAAWTAINVK